Proteins encoded within one genomic window of Elusimicrobiota bacterium:
- the yajC gene encoding preprotein translocase subunit YajC: MEDLGGFLPLIMIFFIFYFLMIRPQQRKEKERKKMIAALKKGDKVVTAGGIYGTVTGIKIDIVELKIDDNAKIQLKKSAISQVIADNKPDSSSLQTNDQNKQGTEKKC; the protein is encoded by the coding sequence ATGGAAGATTTAGGCGGTTTTTTACCGCTAATAATGATTTTTTTTATTTTCTATTTTTTAATGATAAGGCCGCAACAGAGGAAGGAAAAAGAACGAAAAAAAATGATTGCTGCTTTAAAGAAAGGTGATAAGGTGGTAACCGCAGGCGGTATTTATGGTACTGTAACCGGTATAAAAATTGATATAGTTGAACTTAAAATAGATGACAATGCAAAAATACAATTAAAAAAGTCTGCTATCAGCCAGGTTATTGCGGACAATAAACCTGATTCATCTTCTTTACAAACAAATGATCAAAATAAACAAGGAACAGAAAAGAAATGTTAA
- a CDS encoding TerC family protein has product MLTSTWIIFNVFVVIMLMLDLGVFHKGNRAISIKESLVWSIIWIAVALVFNGGLYYFKGSEKALEFLTVYIVERSLSVDNIFVFLLVFSYFGVKAEYQYKILFWGIIGALVMRAVFIVAGVALIAKFHWMIYLFGGLLVYIGVKMWFEENKEIHPENNIVLKVFKKIFPVSDEYVNGSFFVKSNGKCLVTPLFLVLLVIETTDIIFAVDSIPAALAISTDSFIIYSANVFAILGLRALYFALAGCMQMFKYLQYGLSLVLSFVGVKMILADVYKISITASLGFIAVVLSISVILSFIGNKKTGQGKTGND; this is encoded by the coding sequence ATGTTAACATCAACTTGGATTATTTTCAATGTATTTGTTGTGATTATGCTGATGCTGGACCTGGGTGTGTTTCATAAAGGAAACCGGGCCATAAGCATAAAGGAGTCATTGGTATGGAGTATAATCTGGATAGCGGTGGCTTTGGTATTTAATGGCGGATTATATTATTTTAAAGGAAGTGAGAAAGCTCTTGAGTTTTTGACCGTTTATATCGTTGAACGGTCTCTAAGTGTAGATAATATATTTGTATTCCTGCTTGTTTTCTCTTATTTTGGAGTTAAAGCTGAGTACCAGTATAAAATACTTTTCTGGGGAATAATCGGTGCACTTGTGATGAGAGCGGTTTTTATTGTTGCAGGAGTTGCCTTGATAGCCAAGTTTCACTGGATGATATATTTATTCGGTGGATTGCTTGTTTATATAGGAGTCAAGATGTGGTTTGAAGAGAACAAGGAAATACATCCGGAAAATAATATTGTGTTAAAAGTGTTTAAAAAGATATTCCCGGTATCTGACGAATATGTAAACGGCAGTTTTTTTGTAAAAAGTAACGGCAAATGCCTTGTGACGCCTCTTTTTCTTGTGCTTTTAGTTATAGAAACAACCGATATTATTTTTGCGGTTGATTCTATTCCTGCAGCTCTTGCTATTTCAACGGATTCTTTCATTATCTACTCCGCCAATGTATTTGCGATACTCGGGTTGCGCGCTCTTTACTTCGCTTTAGCGGGCTGTATGCAGATGTTCAAATATCTTCAGTACGGGCTTTCATTGGTGCTTTCTTTTGTAGGTGTTAAGATGATTCTTGCTGATGTTTATAAAATATCGATAACTGCTTCACTTGGATTCATAGCGGTAGTGCTAAGTATTTCAGTTATTCTTTCGTTTATTGGAAATAAAAAAACGGGGCAGGGAAAAACAGGAAATGATTAG